The following coding sequences lie in one Haematobia irritans isolate KBUSLIRL chromosome 3, ASM5000362v1, whole genome shotgun sequence genomic window:
- the LOC142230770 gene encoding uncharacterized protein LOC142230770: protein MQKTEGEARDIIKTCPITNEGFQMAWQNLVDRYENKRVLVNAQLKILFNLAPVLKESGPSIKQLQRTMSDWITNLSLLGIDTKNWDVIFVFICSTRLPEVTLGHWEQSQGSSSDLPKWETMDKFLTARYQTLESVFDIKGAHNISTSSGPSYVRKPTSPKRKSITNNNGNRSFKSFSTTIPSNPQQKCPLCSESHPLRLCEEFLQMSVNNRLETVKRLKCCTNCLASSHTFSNCKSSNICFFCKQKHHSHLHRRESSAQVSRDSSSRPGMTRDMGNPARSASDDVPSTSEAARSLQTFATAMETSQFSTVLLGTTVVDLCCHGVKCSARALIDPASQATFISRKLQKKLALPIFPVTSANIVGLNGTISAKSTNVCRISLCSPIDPTFELSTDAYVVDKLTGRLPTYSLSQLLDVDLPEVTMCDLKCSHMDLLLGGDIYSRIMHTDVHKHPNGDLIAQKSVFGWIVTGKVSQTKPLQSVVSFYSHIELNDQLARFWEIEDVPKVCTMSEEDRWCEELYLRTTYRNDNGRYVVSLPFKREYPKDLQLGLSRNIAISQFKRNESRLMRNPELKIQYDRVLQEYADLGHMTMVDENKVNSSNTVYYLPHHAVFKPDSATTKLRVVFNASSVTSNGVSLNNVLYTGPVLQANLIVLILRWRLFRFVFNADIEKMYRQILIHPDQASYQRIVFRLAPDDIIQDFELNTVTFGVNCAPYLAIRTLLRLADDVEGEFPTAAEIIRSQMYVDDILAGAHSLDDAMKSRDELKEVLGSAGFNLRKWTSNVQGLLLDLPPEYLLDNDFLNISNESTAKTLGLRWNAGKDVFFFKLVSAPTRSSVTKRAVLSEIAKLFDPAGWLAPKIIVAKIIMQQIWKDKTDWDECLKPMTLNRWFAFLDDYSEIERIEIPRWVGFSPDHEVQLHAFCDASEKAYAASLYVRIKNAPGDYVTHLLAARTKVAPIKVESLPRLELCGATLLADMVETIRSELSLPEIEAFYWTDSTIVLSWLQTPPCHWPTFVANRVANISTKIGTSNWHHVLSHDNPADIASRGSSARDLLTNNLWWKGPAWLCRPRSEWPKSTFRIMTNLETKPIQVNLNQLSPPEDILARFSDLSRALRVLFFHRIHPKFKSTQTHSSFNLEQGEINFVKGRLVVLCQRRHFPEYVTLENNTQLSRKSPLLNFNPFIDSVGFMRMNGRLARSPTLTYDERFPKILPSDARFTRLYLEYIHRNTVHGENALMLRLMRLEFWVPRLKNLVRTIIHNCRTCVLFRKKTVDQLMAALPPERTTLSRPFTCTGVDFAGPFDIKTYIGRGCRITKGYVLVFVCFATKAIHLEATNDMSTDCFIAAFTRFFSRRGCPSKMFSDNGTSFVGASNVLGRDQARFLAEVKQNLISLNAFQLLEWKFIPPGAPHMGGLWEAGVKSFKTHLKKVSHAQKFTFEEFSTMLARIEACLNSRPLSPMSDNPNDLAPLTPGHFLIGSALLSPPEPDTAIESLSYVNRWQKLKVLYHSFAKRWKEEYLVELHKRNKWKFPQRDFAVGDLVVIRKDNLPPPEWKVGRIEKILQNMSGPSRRLKNERPEVEVDVAQPKKKCGERKREDPPRAVASRPQKVKKAPRAIRQPPQRDSHQRRSDDARRRNNASRRVARNPETQQQRTISGRCTCGHNPTNSTTVSPNTGHGPATILLLAPMLHSCKGGGMFRISSNLLGFKGGKKLIYLKGFHLEATSV, encoded by the exons ATGCAAAAGACGGAAGGTGAAGCCCGCGATATAATCAAAACATGTCCGATTACTAATGAGGGTTTTCAGATGGCTTGGCAAAATTTAGTCGATCGTTATGAGAACAAAAGGGTTCTTGTAAACGCCcaactcaagattttattcaatCTTGCACCCGTTTTAAAGGAATCTGGCCCCTCTATTAAGCAATTGCAGCGTACTATGAGCGATTGGATAACTAATTTGTCTCTTTTGGGCATTGATACGAAGAATTGGGACgttatatttgttttcatatgttccacCCGTCTTCCTGAAGTTACCCTAGGACATTGGGAGCAATCTCAAGGGTCAAGTTCTGACCTACCTAAATGGGAAACAATGGATAAGTTCTTGACTGCTCGGTATCAGACCCTTGAGTCCGTCTTTGACATTAAAGGCGCCCATAATATTTCGACGTCTTCTGGTCCGAGTTATGTAAGGAAACCTACTAGCCCAAAGAGAAAGTCAATTACTAATAATAATGGTAATAGAAGTTTTAAGAGCTTCTCTACTACTATACCATCTAATCCTCAGCAGAAATGTCCTCTTTGTTCCGAATCGCATCCCCTACGATTATGCGAAGAATTTCTTCAAATGTCGGTTAACAATCGATTGGAAACCGTCAAGCGACTCAAATGTTGCACAAATTGTCTAGCTTCGTCGCACACTTTTAGCAATTGTAAGAgctcaaatatatgtttcttctGCAAACAAAAACATCATTCTCACTTACATAGAAGGGAATCCTCAGCACAAGTAAGTCGAGATTCGAGCTCACGACCTGGAATGACCCGCGATATGGGAAATCCAGCCCGATCAGCTTCTGACGATGTTCCTTCTACATCAGAGGCTGCCCGTTCGTTGCAAACTTTTGCAACTGCTATGGAAACATCACAGTTTTCTACAGTTCTTTTGGGAACTACTGTGGTAGATTTGTGTTGTCATGGCGTGAAGTGTTCTGCTAGAGCATTGATCGATCCTGcctcgcaagcaacttttatttCCCGAAAGTTGCAAAAGAAACTTGCTTTGCCGATATTCCCAGTTACTTCTGCGAATATTGTTGGCCTAAACGGCACGATATCGGCGAAGTCTACTAATGTTTGTAGGATCTCTTTGTGCTCCCCTATTGACCCAACTTTTGAGTTGTCGACAGATGCGTATGTGGTTGACAAGTTAACTGGTCGTTTGCCTACTTATTCATTGTCACAGCTACTAGATGTAGATCTGCCCGAAGTCACGATGTGTGATCTAAAGTGTTCTCATATGGACCTTTTACTGGGTGGTGATATATATTCTCGGATAATGCATACTGATGTTCATAAGCACCCTAATGGTGATCTTATTGCCCAGAAATCAGTTTTCGGTTGGATCGTGACTGGCAAAGTCTCCCAAACCAAGCCCCTACAGTCGGTGGTATCATTTTACAGCCACATAGAGTTGAATGATCAACTTGCTAGGTTTTGGGAAATCGAAGATGTACCGAAAGTATGCACTATGTCAGAAGAGGATAGATGGTGTGAGGAATTATACCTACGAACGACTTATCGTAATGATAATGGTCGATATGTTGTTTCACTGCCTTTTAAGCGTGAATACCCCAAAGATTTGCAACTTGGTTTGTCCCGGAATATTGCCATTTCTCAATTTAAGCGAAATGAGTCGCGGTTAATGAGAAATCCCGAGCTGAAGATTCAGTATGACAGGGTACTACAAGAGTACGCTGATTTGGGACATATGACCATGGTTGATGAGAATAAGGTAAATTCTTCTAATACTGTGTATTATTTACCCCATCACGCTGTTTTCAAGCCTGACAGCGCCACCACTAAATTACGTGTGGTGTTTAATGCTTCCAGTGTCACTTCTAATGGCGTTAGTCTTAATAACGTATTGTATACTGGACCCGTTCTACAAGCAAATCTAATTGTTTTGATTCTCCGATGGAGATTATTTAGATTTGTCTTCAATGCCGACATCGAGAAGATGTATAGGCAAATTCTGATTCATCCCGATCAGGCGTCATATCAGCGAATTGTTTTCCGTCTAGCCCCTGATGATATAATCCAAGATTTCGAATTGAACACGGTCACATTTGGTGTGAACTGTGCCCCATATCTTGCTATTCGGACCCTACTTAGACTTGCTGATGACGTCGAGGGTGAGTTCCCGACTGCTGCGGAGATAATACGTTCGCAGATGTATGTCGATGACATTTTGGCAGGAGCTCACAGTTTAGATGATGCCATGAAGAGCCGTGATGAACTTAAGGAAGTTCTAGGTTCTGCTGGGTTTAATCTAAGAAAATGGACTTCTAATGTGCAGGGTCTTTTGTTAGATTTACCCCCCGAATATTTATTGGATAATGACTTTTTGAATATTTCCAATGAAAGTACCGCCAAGACTCTGGGTTTACGTTGGAACGCTGGAAAAgatgttttctttttcaagttggtTTCAGCCCCTACTAGATCTTCCGTCACCAAACGAGCTGTTTTGTCTGAGATAGCTAAATTGTTCGATCCAGCAGGTTGGCTGGCCCCTAAGATAATAGTTGCTAAGAttataatgcaacaaatttggAAGGACAAAACAGATTGGGACGAATGTTTGAAACCCATGACTCTGAATAGATGGTTTGCGTTTTTGGACGATTATAGTGAAATCGAACGGATAGAGATCCCCCGATGGGTTGGTTTCAGCCCAGACCATGAAGTTCAGCTTCATGCATTTTGTGATGCTTCTGAGAAAGCATATGCGGCTTCACTATACGTCCGAATTAAAAACGCCCCTGGTGATTATGTCACGCATCTGCTCGCAGCACGAACTAAGGTAGCGCCAATCAAGGTTGAATCCTTGCCCCGTTTAGAGCTCTGCGGTGCAACTCTATTGGCTGATATGGTTGAGACTATTCGCTCCGAGCTGAGTCTCCCAGAAATTGAGGCATTCTATTGGACTGATTCGACGATAGTTTTGTCGTGGCTTCAGACGCCCCCGTGCCACTGGCCTACGTTTGTTGCGAATCGAGTAGCTAACATCTCTACGAAAATCGGTACTAGTAATTGGCATCATGTTCTGTCACACGATAACCCCGCTGATATAGCCTCGAGAGGTTCTTCAGCGCGCGATCTTCTAACAAATAACCTTTGGTGGAAAGGTCCCGCTTGGTTATGTCGCCCTCGCTCCGAATGGCCAAAATCTACGTTTAGAATCATGACGAATCTTGAAACTAAACCGATTCAAGTCAATTTGAACCAATTATCCCCTCCTGAGGATATTTTGGCCCGTTTCTCTGATTTATCCAGAGCCCTAAGAGTTTT ATTCTTTCATCGAATACACCCGAAGTTTAAATCGACACAGACGCATTCATCCTTCAACTTGGAACAGGGTGAGATCAACTTTGTGAAAGGTCGTCTTGTTGTCCTCTGCCAGCGTCGACATTTCCCTGAATATGTGACGCTGGAGAACAATACGCAGTTATCTCGAAAGAGCCCTCTGTTGAATTTCAATCCGTTTATAGATTCTGTTGGATTTATGCGGATGAATGGTAGACTTGCGCGTTCCCCTACTCTCACCTATGACGAGAGATTCCCCAAAATTCTACCCTCTGATGCCCGGTTTACCAGATTGTACCTGGAGTACATTCACAGGAATACGGTGCATGGTGAAAATGCATTAATGTTGAGATTAATGAGATTGGAATTTTGGGTTCCCAGACTGAAGAATCTCGTCAGAACAATCATCCATAATTGCCGTACATGTGTATTGTTTCGGAAGAAAACTGTAGACCAACTTATGGCCGCTCTTCCCCCTGAGAGAACTACACTGTCTCGCCCGTTTACATGCACTGGAGTCGACTTTGCAGGCCCCTTTGATATAAAGACCTACATTGGTAGAGGTTGCCGTATCACTAAGGGATATGTGCTTGTGTTTGTCTGCTTTGCGACTAAGGCAATTCATTTGGAAGCGACAAATGACATGTCGACTGAttgttttattgctgcattcacCCGATTTTTCTCCCGAAGAGGCTGCCCTTCTAAGATGTTTTCGGATAATGGGACATCTTTTGTAGGAGCTTCTAATGTTCTTGGTAGAGACCAAGCCCGATTTCTCGCTGAAGTgaagcaaaatcttatttcgcttAACGCCTTCCAATTATTagaatggaaatttattccccCTGGTGCGCCACATATGGGTGGTCTTTGGGAGGCAGGAGTTAAGAGTTTCAAGACTCATCTTAAGAAAGTGTCTCACGCTCAGAAGTTTACTTTTGAAGAGTTCAGCACAATGCTAGCTAGAATCGAGGCATGCCTTAATTCTAGGCCCCTTAGTCCTATGAGCGATAATCCAAACGATTTGGCTCCTTTGACCCCAGGACACTTCCTTATAGGTTCTGCCCTTCTCTCCCCACCGGAGCCCGACACGGCAATTGAGTCGTTAAGTTATGTGAATAGATGGCAGAAACTTAAGGTCCTTTATCACTCTTTCGCCAAACGGTGGAAAGAGGAATATCTCGTTGAACTCCATAAGCGAAATAAGTGGAAATTTCCTCAAAGAGATTTTGCCGTTGGTGACCTGGTAGTAATCAGGAAAGATAATTTGCCTCCACCAGAGTGGAAAGTAGGTAGAATCGAAAAGATTCTACAAA ACATGTCTGGCCCATCACGTCGTCTAAAAAACGAGCGCCCTGAGGTAGAAGTGGACGTCGCCCAACCAAAGAAGAAGTGTGGTGAG CGGAAGCGCGAAGATCCCCCCAGAGCCGTCGCTAGTCGACCCCAAAAGGTGAAGAAGGCTCCTAGAGCTATCAGACAGCCACCGCAACGTGACTCCCATCAAAGGCGCTCCGATGATGCTCGGCGCCGTAATAATGCCTCCAGGAGGGTAGCACGAAACCCAGAGACCCAGCAGCAGAGGACCATCAGTGGACGATGCACCTGTGGCCACAATCCGACCAACTCCACCACAGTTAGCCCCAATACCGGTCATGGGCCGGCTACTATT CTCCTGCTTGCCCCTATGTTGCATTCCTGCAAGGGGGGCGGGATGTTCAG